The Quercus robur chromosome 3, dhQueRobu3.1, whole genome shotgun sequence DNA segment TAAAGCGTAAAATGAGTCATAGTTTAGGAGAGTAAAATGTGCATtctcatttatttatgaaaGCAAATTTTGAGTATGAAATAAAGATTCACACAAGAAAAGTGATCACAACATTTCCCTTGTTTGTGGTCTTTATTAATACGGTGGTGGGTTGCACACTCCTAGAAAGTCTCTCGGATGCAGTAAGAGTAAAATGAGTCATACTTTAGGACGATAAAGTGTAACTTTCCCCCTAAACATGATAATATTGTAATGtactttcaagaaaaaataaaatgagaaaatatagCCACTTAATCTTTTGTCTCGTGGATGTAATGTTACAACTAACAACTGGGCATAACCAatgaaaaaatacaaacaaataaaccAGTTAATTTGAGTGACCAGTAGTAAGCGGGTGTATCTAACTGTTCCAGAATGGACAACTGCACACTACACACCATATTACTTTATGTACATATATAACATCATTATGTCATCTCGAATGGACCAATAACTCCATTCaactacaaaatatatatatatacacacacagaaAATTCTATAAATCCCAGGTCAAGAAGATGATCAAATCATAATTGTTGATCCAACCAAGGGTCTCTCGAAGCTTTTCCAGCTCCCACATATCCTGCAACACTTTGTGAAACCCCAGAAACCAAGTTATTCAACAAGGAAGTTCCCCATGCTAGCCAACCAGTCTGAGCTTGCTGCTTGTTTTCTTCAATCATGCTCCTCTGTTGCTCCTCTGCTTTGATATCAAGCCACCTCTTTGCCATGTACTCCTTGACAGCTTCAACCCCTTTATTCACAATATCTATGGGAGGTATTATGAGCGGATTTTGGTCCAAATTAAGCTTAGTTAGATTTTTGAGCTGACCAAATGTGTCAGGAAGAGCTCGGATTTGGTTGTTGCTTAAGTCAAGCTCCCTTAGGTTCATAAGATCACCAATTGTTTCAGGAAGCTGTGTTAAATCACTGAAATTACTGCTAAGGTTCAGAACCTCAAGATTTGTTAATCTCCCAATAGCATGAGGTAGGCCACGTAGCTCATTGAAATGAACATCTACATATCTTAAAGACCTCATTTCACAAATTGATGCAGGAAGACAACGGATTCTATTCAGGTGGATTGAGAGCCTTTCAAGATTAACTAGTCCGTACCCAATATTTGATGGCAAACACATCAAATTGTTAAAGCTTGCATCTAACTCCACCAGTGAACTAAAAGGAAGTAGGAAACAGTTAATGAATAAAGGACCTAGTGAAGATGCTAAGAAAAGAATAGGAAAATGCAAATTTTCTAGGGAACAATAGAAAGTGAAACACTAGTAAATGATGTCTTTACCTGCAGCGAGCAATCGAGTCAGGAAGGGAACTAAGTTTATTTCCTGAGACATTGAGGACCCTCAGGTTAAGCAACAGTCCAATAGAACCTGGCAGGGATACTAAAAGATTGGAAGAAATATCAAGCTCCTCCAGTTTCTGAAGCCCTGCTATCGAATCAGGAAGGACCTGTTTCCCCAAACGAATAAAGAAAATATCAGGAACTGCATATAGAAATTCTATAATTCCAGTTACACTTTTGAACAAACGATCATAGGTAGGTTCTTCACCACTCAAAATCTCGCATGTACTCTATGTCATGATGGTTCATCAAGGTTTCATATTATGATTAGCTCTCATGTTGCAATTAGAGAATACCAAATGACCAACATCTTTAAGTTCTGTACGGCAGAGTCAGAGACCAAGTTTGGAGTAGACAACTAATATAATCAGAAGtcagaactttttttttattttttataaatctaaTCAGAACAATATACCTAAAGAAAGAAGCCAGAATAATATCCTATCCAGGAAGCATGCACAAATAAGGTAGTTCTTCACcctcccttcttttcttttttctttttttttcttcttatttttatttttgaaataagtCCTCTACTTTCCACCTACTTGTTCACTCCTAGAAACAGAGTTGagtaaaagaaatataatattaatCATATGCGACATTTGACACAAAAACTTACTTTAATAGCTTAATTGATCACAAAGTAGGGTCCCtgaattggaattttttttttttttttttttttggttcattctTGAATCTGAGATAGTTTAATTTCCATTAATTTCCTACTTTTTTCTTTGCAGCctttcaaatttatcaaaaaaaaaaaaaaagcactaacCTCTAGCTGATTACGGGACAAATTGAGCACGAGCAACCCATGAAGCATCCCAAATGCCTCAGGAAGAAACCTCAGCTGACGCCCACAAAGCTCAACCCTCTCCACAACAACCCCACCTTCTGCCTCCTTCAATATCCCAACTACCTCATCACACACTTCCTCTTCCTTAAACCCCTTCTCCAACTCTGACACAACTGATCCATAAACCTCGACCAACCTGTCCTCTGCTTCTCTCAACTGTTTCTCATATTCCTCATGCATCTCTTCCAGCCTCACCGACTTGGTGATCTGGGTGATATCTGGGATGGCTTGGGCTAGTGAGGCTAGGACTTTAGGGTGGTTGAGATAAGGCAACTGGGTCAGCAGGGTTTGTTGAAGTTGTGGAGGGAGTCGTGGATGGGAATTGGGGTTGAGTTGGGATAGGACATAGGAGAGAATTGGCAAGTCTTTGGGGTTTTGATCCATAAAGCAATGAGAAAGTCTAAGAAGAGTGGACTACAGATAGAGaagatggtgatggtgatgagCATGAGAATGAGAGAGGAGGAGCGTTTGAGGAGAGAAATATAGTTGGTAGAGAACGTAGAACACACTAGACTTTGATACTGTGGGCTGAGAAAAACTGTGTATTGGATGCTGTTTCAGTTTGATTGGAGTGAAAAAAACGCAAATGCAAGATTAGAAGTTGGCACTATGATTTGGAGTATTATAAGTGGATAAATAAAGAAAAGCCAATTTGACCGAACAGATTTCATTCATGTAAAGGTCAAAAAACATAATATGTGGTATTATTCATTATCGTCGTATGGTATGGGGTCAATAAACCTACACTAGAAACACTCTTTTttcattcaagaaaaaaaaaaaaaaaaaaatcccagatATATATTGTTGACTAATGATCAATTTTAATTGAGTACTCAtctcttttaatatttctgTTTTATTGGGATATATATCTTATTGCCTAACCATTTGGTTTTGATAAGATACTCTCCAAAACTTATGTTGATTGCTTATTTGAAAAGTATTGTAGGAAATGAGGGGGAAATTTTTCGCATGAGGAGACTCGCCAAAATAAGCTCTAAAAacccaattaattttttttttttttttttttttttttttttttgtgggttttagcTTGCCAAACTAACTAGTTAGATTAAGGAATAAAATTCTGTTTTCCCCCACTCTTAATCTTCTATTTCATGCTCCACAAATGCAAATTCTATGTCTCACTTGTTGTATTacactttatattttattaatcaaaacaTATTACACTTACTCTTTTTCCCTTATAAagtaaccaaaatttaaaaagggaaaaaaaattctcacacGTGACATCTCGCTAATAAACCATAaagtaaaacactaaaaattaaataaacttcaacaaagcaaaaacacaatatcaaaatataacactatattcaaattatgaaataaaaaatcatttgtcCTACTCCTAGTATTTGATTATATGATTCATTAATCGCAGCATGTCACGACTCacgtatactttttttttatataaagtaactaaaataaaatctaaaactcTGTTTTGCAACCACAATTTCTCATAGAATTTTTCACAAGCTtccattttaaattcaaaacatcTTTTCTAACAGCTTATACATGTGATACACCCTATGAATAGTTAGATATCATGTCAATGAGTTAAATCAATATATaacttacaatatttttttttaaaagcaaatcTTATCAACTTTAAAATCACATCTTAATCATCTATATCTACGTGGAAATTGATATATGACCAACTGATCTGGTCTGATTTCCCATTATCTTCAAGAATCTTCTGGGGccaaaaacccattaaaataagTCAATGGGAAAGAGACCTTCATCCAACAgggattaaaaaatatattcgaACAATCTCGGGCCACTGCTTACGGCCTTCTGTAGTATGGCGACGTTGCTACCTACTCTCTACTCTCTAGAGCTTGCCACAACCATCCACTAGAAAAGCTCGTATTATACGTCCAATTCAGTACATGTGGCTATTACTGGGACGGGTTAAGGGAATAAACTAAAGCAAGAACAATGAAAGGTTCAATTTCAGTAATGATACAAAAGTTGAAGTAAACAAGTGTGACTAATAAATAATCCATTTTCAATGGCCTCATTCAAAAGCAAATAACTCAGGTACAAGATTCATTAATTTCTGAGAAGAGGTAACATAAACGAAAACTCCAAGACTAGAAAAGACTCAAGAATGCTACTCTTGTACAGCCCCTTCTCCCACAAAGAGGAAGAGAACCAAAAGCTATAAGAAAACTATATAAAATCAAGGGAAACTACTATGATTAAGAAAATATGTCAACTACAATCATGAGATATCTATCAAAATTTCGTCTCCTTTAGTGACTTTCTTTCTTTGCCCACTGAGATTTGAAACATACTCTACACCCACAAAAATTTCATCAGTGTGGTTCACACACTATGAGAGGGAGGATGCATGCATCCAATGCATAAGATACCTTCTCTTACATCTGACCCCATAAAAAGGATACTTTACAAGTGAAGCAATATGCTACAAGCACTCAGTGCAAAAGATAGCCTTTTCTCTTTCATCAACATCTCCATGCTCAAACTGACAAATAAAAGAACAGATTTGAATTGTCTAGGATCTTGATTGGATGTAGCTACTGACAATTTACAGAAGTAGGAAGCAAGCAACTGCAAATTATTTGTATCTAAAGTGTCCATCTCCAGAAACAAGTTAAATCTATGAGAattcattctcaagaaatttgaagaaaattgcaAATAAGAATTGCCTAAAAATTATGCGAGTGAATTTATTAGTTTACATAATCATCAAGAAAATGTGGTAAGATACCATTATCTTACTTCACTGTATCCACTTTTGATCTATTACTTTCTTATTATAATATCCATTTTTGAtctattactttatttttataagggGACACCGGACACCACCAAAGTACACAAAGAATTTAATAGTTCACAGTAGGAAAGAGTTTGGCTCCATAATAGTTCACATTAGGAAAGCGTTACCAATTGAGAATGATATTTGCAATTATCGTGTGCAATGCACATGACTCACTTAACCTAACCAGCCAAGTGAGTCACGTACATTGCACATAACAAGGCATGTGTCATCTTTCTATTGGTGGCTGGAGCCCAATAGAAAGATGTGGTAAGATAACATATCATCAAGAAAATGTGGTAAGATAACATAACTTCACTGTATACAAAGTAATGCTAGAACTGATTTAACTTTGTTCGTCTATGTCCTACATCAGGTTTCCCCACCAAAATCAACTAAAAATATTTCAGTTttttacacataaaaaataaaaaataa contains these protein-coding regions:
- the LOC126718404 gene encoding plant intracellular Ras-group-related LRR protein 3 → MDQNPKDLPILSYVLSQLNPNSHPRLPPQLQQTLLTQLPYLNHPKVLASLAQAIPDITQITKSVRLEEMHEEYEKQLREAEDRLVEVYGSVVSELEKGFKEEEVCDEVVGILKEAEGGVVVERVELCGRQLRFLPEAFGMLHGLLVLNLSRNQLEVLPDSIAGLQKLEELDISSNLLVSLPGSIGLLLNLRVLNVSGNKLSSLPDSIARCSSLVELDASFNNLMCLPSNIGYGLVNLERLSIHLNRIRCLPASICEMRSLRYVDVHFNELRGLPHAIGRLTNLEVLNLSSNFSDLTQLPETIGDLMNLRELDLSNNQIRALPDTFGQLKNLTKLNLDQNPLIIPPIDIVNKGVEAVKEYMAKRWLDIKAEEQQRSMIEENKQQAQTGWLAWGTSLLNNLVSGVSQSVAGYVGAGKASRDPWLDQQL